CACATGGACTGGCCCGGGAAATAAAGCATGAGCACGAGCACCGGCACCACGCCGATGCGGGCAAGAGTGAGAATATTGGGTAGGTTCATCATGCACGGTCTCCCATGCCGCGTTCCGGGCGAACCGGATGGACCTGGCCAAAGGCCCGGTCATTCCGGCCAGGCCGGCGAAAGCACAAACAGGTGATACTCATGGCAAAGCGTCAGCGACTCAAGGTGGAATGGGCCTCCAAGCTGGACTGGGCGGCTTTGTCGATATTGTCGGCCAGAGTCATGAGGGCGTCCTTCACTGGAGAGGGAGCATCCATGAGCACCACCGGCTTGCCTACGTCACCGGCCACCACAGTGACCGGGTCCAGGGGGATGGCGCCCAAAAATTCGATGCCGTACTTTTTGGCCAGTTCCTCTCCGCCGCCCTTCTTGAACAGATTTATCTCCTTGGAACAGTGCGGGCAGATGAGCCCGCTCATGTTCTCAACCAGCCCCAGGATGTTCGCCTGGGCGTATTGCAGGAAATTTATGGCCTTGCGCACGTCCGCCAGGGAGACTTCCTGCGGCGTGGTCACAACCACGCACAGGGCGTCGGGAATGGTGCGCAGAACGGTCATGTGTTCGTCTCCGGTTCCGGGCGGGGAATCGATGACGAGATAGTCCAGGTCGCCCCACTTCACTTCTCCTATGAACTGCCGGATGGCGGAGGTTTTCATGGGGCCGCGCCACAGGACAGCCTGGTCCGGGTCCTTCAAAAGGGACTCCATGGACACCACATAGAGATTCTCGTCGTAGGCCTTGGGGGAAACCTCGCCCTTTTCGTTGGCCTCCAGGTTTCCCGAGAGCCCAAGCATGCGCGGAACGCTCGGACCATGGAGATCCACGTCCAGAATGCCGACCTTGTGTCCCTTTCGGGCCAGGGCCGCGGCCAGGTTCACGGTGATAGAACTCTTGCCCACTCCGCCCTTGCCGCTCATGACGAAGAGCTTGTAGCCGATCTTCGACAGGGCCGAAGAGATCCGTTCGTCCTGCTGCT
This portion of the Desulfovibrio sp. genome encodes:
- a CDS encoding Mrp/NBP35 family ATP-binding protein, producing the protein MNIKKKGEKDPAACKSCSKASTCGSKSSSEDCKDSKAQQQDERISSALSKIGYKLFVMSGKGGVGKSSITVNLAAALARKGHKVGILDVDLHGPSVPRMLGLSGNLEANEKGEVSPKAYDENLYVVSMESLLKDPDQAVLWRGPMKTSAIRQFIGEVKWGDLDYLVIDSPPGTGDEHMTVLRTIPDALCVVVTTPQEVSLADVRKAINFLQYAQANILGLVENMSGLICPHCSKEINLFKKGGGEELAKKYGIEFLGAIPLDPVTVVAGDVGKPVVLMDAPSPVKDALMTLADNIDKAAQSSLEAHSTLSR